A genomic region of Phragmites australis chromosome 2, lpPhrAust1.1, whole genome shotgun sequence contains the following coding sequences:
- the LOC133905934 gene encoding uncharacterized protein LOC133905934 gives MARKRKTDAAPRLDEADRTLYSTFCGAANSLSQLYTQAMAQQKLSFQAGERHALEKLYQWILRKHEEEERLTVADIMSHIQHEMDYGGTDAHVSPRVHLHPQITNPFTNSVVPPATGLYGQTTAGSAPRSSLSDQSKNTIFSNALSSPVRQSLQNYHLTQGSGNGGRHTEANSAGANRETNATSSNDTSMDMVSDSTGNDFYQ, from the exons atggcccGGAAGAGGAAGACGGACGCCGCGCCGCGGCTGGACGAGGCCGACCGCACGCTCTACTCCACCTTCTGCGGCGCCGCCAACTCCCTCTCCCAACTCTACACCCAGGCCATGGCCCAGCAGAAGCTCTCCTTCCAGGCCGGCGAGCGCCACGCCCTC GAAAAGCTCTACCAGTGGATTttgaggaagcatgaggaaGAGGAGCGGCTCACTGTAGCTGATATAATGTCTCATATCCAG CATGAGATGGACTATGGAGGTACTGATGCACATGTCTCCCCAAGAGTACATCTGCATCCTCAGATTACAAATCCGTTTACAAACTCAGTTGTTCCACCCGCAACTGGTTTATATGGCCAAACAACAGCTGGGTCTGCTCCTAGATCCAGTCTCAGTGACCAGTCAAAGAACACAATATTCTCAAATGCCCTATCAAGCCCGGTGCGCCAGAGTCTCCAGAACTATCACTTGACTCAAGGTTCTGGCAATGGAGGCAGGCACACAGAAGCAAACTCAGCAGGGGCAAATCGGGAGACCAATGCCACAAGCTCCAACGACACCTCTATGGACATGGTTTCAGACAGCACCGGGAACGACTTCTACCAGTGA